Within the Nocardioides humi genome, the region CCGCACCGGCGCGGAGCGGGCGGCACTGCGGGAGCGGCTGGCGTCGTACCGGCTGGCGGAGCTGCGGGAGGGCGTCTGGACCCGGCCGGCGAACCTCCGCCGGCCGCGGGGGTACGCCGACGAGCCGGTCCTGGCGACCTTCAGCGCCACGCCCGACGAGGATCCCGGGGATCTCGCGGTCCGGCTGTGGGACCTGAGCGCCTGGGCCAAGGAGGGCCGGACGCTGCTGCGGCAGCTCGAGCGGACGAGCGCGCCCGCCACGCGGCTCGCGGTCGCCGCGCACGTCGTCCGCCACCTCGCGACCGACCCGCTGCTGCCCGCCGCGCTGCTGCCGCAGGACTGGCCGGCGGCGGCGATGCGGACGGCGTACGCCGCCTATCAGGACGAGCTGCGCGAGCTCGCCCTCGCGCCCTCGCGCTGATCGCGCCGGCGCGAGGTCGGGAGCTCCCAGAGCGGCCCGAACACCAGCCAGAGGCCGACGATGACCCAGGCGCGGATCACCCAGCCGGTGAGGGCGCTCGCCTGGTCGTGGTCGGCGACGAGGAGGATCAGGCCGAGCAGCACGACGGATGCGATGGCAGCGGCGGCGACGACGCGGACCCACTCCCGCCAGGTCGCGGCCATCCGCTCGGGGCTGCCCTTGGCGGGCTTGACCGGCGCGGGTCCGCCGGCGAAGCGGTGAGCGAACCGGATGTCCGCCCACCGCACCAGCGCCGGGCCGAAGGCGACGGAGAAGCCGAGGTAGACGCCGGCCAGGCCGTGCGGCGTACCGGCCTCGGCGCCGCGGTGCAGGTCGACCGCGACGGCGCCGACGAGGACGACGTCGAGCACCGGGATCAGGGCGAGGACGACGGTGCTCGCCCGGCGCCTGCGGACCAGGTAGCGCAGCGCGAGGCCGGCGCCGAGCAGCACCCAGAAGCCGATCTCGGAGGCGACGATGAACCCGGCGACGACCATGGTCCGCTCCCTTCGTAGCGCATCTGTGCCAACACCGGGGAATCTAGCACAGTCGTGCTAGTATCGCCGCGTGCCGCGCACCATCGACCACGACGCCCGCCGGCAGCAGATCGGCGAGGCCGTGTGGCGCCTGGTGCTCCGCGAGGGCGTGGGCGCGGTGTCACTGCGGACCGTGGCCGCCGAGGCCGACCTCGTGCTCGGCTCCCTGCGGCACAGCTTCCCCACCAAGGCGGAGCTGCTCGCCTTCGCGATGCGCCTGGCCCACGAGCGCGCGGCCGCCCGGGTCGCCCGCCACGCCGGCGTGCAGGACCCACGGCGTCGCGTCGTCGCCGCGCTGCGAGAGCTGCTCCCTCTCGACGACGAGCGCACGGTCGAGATGCGCGTGCACCTCGCGCTGATGGCGGAGGGCCCCCGGCACGAGGAGCTGACCGCGCTCGCCGACGCCGCCCACGACGCCATCCGCGGGCTGTGCCTGCGCTGCCTCACCGAGCTCCGCGACGCCGGCCTGGTCGCGCCCGACCGTCACCTCGGCCGGGAGACGACGGCGCTGCACGCCCTGGTCGACGGGCTCGCGCTGCACGCGATGCGGGACCCGCGCCGCCGGCGGGCGGCCGTGCATGCGCTCGACGAGCATCTCGACGCGCTGGCCGGCGCGCCGGTGTGACAGGCGTTCTCCACAGGTCCGGTGAAGGCACTGGCGCGACCTGACCTCGCCGTTGACGATGAACGGCGTGAAGACACTCGGGAATCACGGGAAAGTGAGGCACCATGGGGGTCATGATCAGCCTGTCGCCGGATGTGGACCTGCTGACCGGGATCCCCGTCGGCCGTTCGCTGACGGCGCTGGACGTGGCAGAGCTGACCGGCGAGGGCGCTCGCTATGAGCTCATCGACGGCGTGCTGACCGAGATGGCCGGCTGCTCCCCAGAGCACCAGGACGTCGTCATGCATCTCTCGGCGCTTCTCTTCGGCCTCCGACCGCCCGGCCTGAAGGTGCTGCCAGCTCCGTTCGACATCATCGACAATCAAACCGCGGTCCAACCCGACATCGTGGTGATCACGAAGCCCATCGCCACGCACGGCTACGTCGAAGGCCCGCCGCTCCTCGCGGTCGAGGTGCTCTCGCCGAGCACCGCGCTCTACGACCTCAACACCAAGTTCAAGCGCTACGAGCGGGCCGGCGTCGCGTCGTACTGGGCGATCGACCCGATCAAGCTGCGGCTGATCGCCTGGGAGCTGCGCGACGGCGAGTACGTCGAGGTCGCCGATGTGACGGGTGAGGAGTCCTGGACCGCCGAGCTGCCCTTCCCGGTGACCATCACGCCGGCCGCCTTGGTCGACTGAGCCTGACTGCGGCTCAGCGTGGATTCACCGATTCGCCGCGTCGCGAGCGTCACCAGGCGGGTGTGATGGCAAGGCAGCGGCGCGACGGCGGTCTGGTTGCACCATCGAGCGTCGCTAACGCCGCCAGCGCGCCCGGATGGTGGCGCGCAGCAGCGGCAAATCGGTGGATCCAAGCTCAGACCAGCCCGTCGGGCAGCTCCGCCCCGGCCTCGAACAGCGCCACCAGCCGCTGGGCGCGCATCGCCGCGTCGACGACCAGCTCGACGTCGTCGGCGTGATCGGCGTGGTCGGCGTGATCGGTGTCGTCGGCCGTCCCGGACGGTGCAGCGACCGAGACGGTGCGGGCGTGGAGGTCGGCCAGCAGGCTGTCGCGGTCGACGCCCCGCAGCGCGAACAGCACCAGCGGGTCGGTGTCGACCAGCCAGCCGGCCTGGATCAGGACCGCGACGGCGTGGGGGCACGGGTCGAGGTAGTGGGGGCAGGTGCAGGTGGCGGTCAGCTCGCCGCCGTACGGCAGCAGCTCGACGCCGACCTCCTCGGCATGCTCGACGAGGTCGTGCGGGAGGTTGCCGGCGAGCAGCTCGGCGATCCGGCCCGCCTCGGCGGCGACGACCTCGACCAGCGCGACGCGGGCGGTGTCGTCGAGGACCGGGATGCCGATCTCGACGGTCCAGGCGTCGTCGCCGTCGCGGCAGGCGGCGAGCAGGCCGCCGGGCTCGACGCTGATCGCGCCGACGTGCCCCCGGCGAGCGTGGGAGCGGCCGGGGCGGAGCTCGGCGTCGGAGTACGCCGCCTCCTCCACCGCCCGCTGCCAGGCCTTGCCCCACCAGGTGCGAACGCCCCGGGCCGGCTGCGTCTGCCGGGTGAAGGTGGTGCGCGTCACGCCGCCCACCCCACAGCGCTGCTCGCTCGGCTACCGTGACGTCCGTGCGCAAGGACTCGGAGACCCTCAGCAAGCGGGATCGCAGCAGCGACGAGCACGTGCGCCGTACGGCGATACGTCGCCGGAAGTTCCTCGAGATCCACGACTTCACGTCCGGTCGCGGCCTCGAGATCGGCCCGCTCGACTCCGCGATCAGCGACAAGGCCGTCGACGACGTCCGCTATGTCGACATCTTCGACGTCGCGGGACTGCGCGAGCACTACGCCGACGACCCCAACGTGCACCTCGACCTGATCCCCGAGATCGACTTCCCCCACTACGTCGACGGCACCTACCGCGACCTCGCGACCGCGGCGAAGCCCGGCGCGCCGTACGACTGGGTGATCGCCTCCCACGTCATCGAGCACATCCCCGACTTCGTCGGCTGGCTCCACCAGATCGCCGACCTGACCGCCGACGGGGGCGCGCTGCTGCTCGCCGTACCGGACCGGCGCTACACCTTCGACCGGCACCGGCCGCCGACCACGGTCGGGCAGGCGCTCGAGGCCCACGAGCTGGGCCACTCCCGCCCCGGGACCCGCGCCCTCCACGACTTCGCCGCATCCGTCCTCGCGGTCAACTCCCACGAGATCGCGCGGATGGACGGCCTCCCCGGCCGCGACCGGCGCGTGCACCCGAACCTCGCCGAGGCACGACGCCAGGTCGAGCGCAGCCACGCCGGGGAGTACGTCGACTGCCACGTCTGGCTGTGGACGCCCACCGACTTCCTGCACCAGATCCAGGAGCTGCGCGCACTGGGCGCCGTGTCGTGGTACGTCGAGACGGTGAAGCCCCGGCGCCGCGCCGCCGGCGAGTTCCTGGTGGTGCTCCGCAAGGCCGTCGACGGGCAGCCGCCCGAGGGCCTCGTCGAGCCGGATCCCGGCACCGACCTGCCCGGCTGGCTGTACGACGACCTCGCCCCGCTGCAGGACCGGATCGACCAGCTCGAGGGCCGGGTACGCCGGCTCAAGGAGAGGTCCGGCCGGCTCCAGGCCGAGGTCGACCGGCTGCAGCGTCGCCGGCCGCGGGCGCTGCTGCGCCGGGTCGGGGCGCGGATCCGCCGTCACCGCTGATCCTCGTCCCGGGCCTGCTCGCGCGCCTGGCGGCGCAGGGTCACCAGGTCACGCAGCTCCTCGTTGCTGAGCTCGGTGAGCGCGGCGTCGCCGCGGGCGAGGACGGCGTCGGCGAGCTGCCGCTTGCGGTCGAGCAGCTGGGCGACCCGCTCCTCGATCGTGCCGCGGGTGACCATCCGGTGCACCTGGACCGGGCGGGTCTGCCCGATCCGGTAGGCGCGGTCGGTGGCCTGCTCCTCGACGGCCGGGTTCCACCAGCGGTCGAAGTGGACGACGTGGTCGGCGCGGGTCAGGTTGAGGCCGGTGCCGCCGGCCTTGAGCGAGAGCAGGAACACCGGCACCTCGCCCGCCTGGAACCGATCGACCATCGCCTCGCGCTGCGCCACGGGCGTGCCGCCGTGCAGGAACTGGTGGGGTACGCCGAGCGCGGTGAGGTGCTGCTCGACCAGGCGGGCCAGCGCGACGTACTGCGTGAACACGAGGACCGCGCCGCCCTCGGCGAGCACGGTGCCGACCAGCTCGTCGAGGAGCTCCAGCTTCTCCGAGCGGCCGGTGAGCCGGACCGCGCCGGACCCGCCGGCAGCGCGGCGGGAGGAGGCCGCCGCGAGCTTGCTCGCCCCTGAATCCGGAGACGCGCTCGGCCCCAAGTTCTGGCGCAGGAACTGGGCCGGGTGGTTGCAGATCTGCTTGAGGCCGGTGAGCAGCGCGAGGACGAGACCGCGGCGGGTCTCCTCGTCGGCGCGCTCGATCCGCTCCATGGTGTCCTTGACGAAGGCCTCGTAGAGGACGACCTGCTCGCGGGTGAGGCCGAGCAGGTGGTCGGTCTCGGTCTTCGGCGGCAGCTCCGGCGCGATGCCCGGGTCGGACTTGCGGCGGCGCAGCAGGAACGGGCCGATCAGGTCGGCGAACTGGCGGGCCTTCGTGGGCTCGGCGCCCGACTCGATCGGCGCACCCCAGACCCGGCGGAACGCCTGGCGGCTGCCGAGCAGGCCGGGGACGCACCAGTCGAGGATCGACCAGAGCTCGGTGAGGTCGTTCTCGACGGGAGTGCCGGTCAGCGCGACCCGCGCCCGGCTGGGCAGGCGGCGCAGGGCGCGGGCGGTCGACGTACGGGAGTTCTTGACGTGCTGCGCCTCGTCGGCGACCACGAGGTCCCAGTCGACGGCCGCGAGGGTGTCGGCGTCGCGGCGGAGGGTGCCGTACGTCGTCAGCACCATCCCCGCGCCCCATGCAGATTTGTCGTGTTTCCCCGGAGATCGGGACGAATTCGCATGGGGCGCGAGCCCGGCCAGGTCGCGGGAGGATCCGTGGAAGCGCCGGACCGGTACGCCGGGTGCGAACCGCTCGACCTCGGCCTCCCAGTTGCCGAGCAGGCTGGCCGGGCAGACGACCAGGGTCGGGCCGCCGCGGGAGAGGCCGCGCTCGAGGCGGTGGAGGTGGAGCGCGATCAGGGTGATCGTCTTGCCGAGGCCCATGTCGTCGGCGAGACAGGCGCCGAGGCCGAGACCGGTGAGGTCGGCGAGCCAGGTCAGCCCGTGGCGCTGGTAGTCGCGCAGCCGCGCGTCGAGGCCGGCGGGCTCGGCGAGCGGGGTGCGCGTGGCGGCGTCGAGCAGCTGCTCGCGGACCCGCAGCAGGCTGGCGCCGACGACCACCTCCGCCGTGGCCGGCTGGTCCTCGCCGGTGGCGGGCAGCTCGGTGACGCCCGTGAGCGCGGCGGCCAGCGCCTGGGCGCCGGTGGCCTTGCGGATCAGCCGCCTGCGGGCGCGCTGCGCCGTGGTCGGGTCGACCACGGTCCAGGCGCCGCGCAGCTTGATGACCGGGCCGGCCGCCCGGGCGAGCTCGGCCATCTCCGCGTCGCTGAGGACCTCGCCGTGCAGCGACACCTGCCAGGAGAAGGAGAACAGGCCCTCCGCCGAGAACGGGCTCTCCTGCAGGGGCAGCTCGGGGTTGCGCCCTCCGGGCTCTGCCGGGCCGCGGCGCTGGTCGAGGACGGCACGGGTGGTCAGCTCCGGCCCGAGGGCGCGCGGCCAGTGCACGTCGACCCGGGCGTCGCGCAGCGCGCCGACATGGTCGAGCAGGCTCGCGATCTCGTCGCCGTCGAGGGTCAGCTGGTCGGGTACGGCGAGCGCGAGGAGCCGGTCGAGCACGGGCCACGCGTCGCCGGCCGCCCGCAGCGCGATGCTCGCGTGGACCCGGGCCCGGCCGCCGAAGCCGTGCTCGGCCGGCCCCGCGGTCCACAGCAGCGCGGCGTCGCAGACGTGGAGCGGGTCGCGCTCGTCGTGGACCTGGAGCACGACCCGGACCGTGCCGGCGACCAGCTCCTCCTCGTCGGCCTCCACCCGCAGCGAGACCCGCACCAGCTCGGGCAGCACCGTGTCGCCCTCGCCCCGGTCGGGACGCTCTCGGCGGCGCTCGGCGAGCCGGCGGCGGACCCGGTCGGCGAACTCCTCGGGCGTGCTGGGCCGGTCGGGCTGCCCTGGCTGCGCCGGCTGCTGTGGGTCGCCGGGCGCGGGCGCCCGGCGGCCGGCGGGCGCCGCGCGCGGCAGCGTGTCCGCCACCGCGTCGAGCATCCCGCGCACGATGTCGGCGGCGTCCGCGGCCGGGAGGTCGTCGTACGCCCGGGCGTGGGCCAGGCGCTCGACCGCCTCGTGGTCGCGCGCCTCGAGCCGGTCGACCCGCCACGCCCGGCCGGCGTCGTCGGGGGCGACCTTGCCGGCCGCGACCAGGCGCAGCCCGAGCAGCGCGGCTCCGCTGAGCAGCCGCACGCTCGGGTGGGCGTCGTCGACGGACCGTGACCGGCTCAGGACCGGGAGCGCGGCGCGCACGGGCAGCGCGACGCGGCGTACCCCGTCGGCGTCGGTGAACTCGATCGTCGCCGGCTCACCGGTCCGGAAGGTCGCGGGTCCGGTGACGGGAACGAAGCTCACATGGGGACGTTAGCCCGTGGGGCCGACAGGAAGCTCCGAGGCGGTCCGCCGCCCGCGGAGGCGGGCCAGGAAGGTGCCGCCCAGCAGCAGGACGCCACCGGCCGCCGCGGTGATCGCCGCCCACCAGGTGGGGTGCTCGGCCGCCAGCGCGAGGGAGGCGAGGGGTACGCCGAGGGCGGGCATCGCGATCGCGAGCACGGTGAAGCCGGAGTGGTTCGACACGGCCGCGGCGAGCGCCCACAGCGCCGTGAGGATCGCCCCGAGGACCACCACCCACCACACGTCGGACGCGGGGAAGCCCGCGCCGGCGACGTCGACGGACGCGGCGGTCGACGGATCGTCGGCGAACACCGGCATCGCGCCGAAGAATCCGAAGAAGTACCGCATCACCACGAAGGACGCCAGGACGCCGAGCAGGCCGGCCACCCCGAACGCGCCGACGACCACGCCCGACACCGCGCGGCTCGGGAGCGCCCAGCCGACCAGGGTGACCACCACGACGAAGACGGAGAGCAGCACCGCACCGGTGACCTGGGGGTGCCCCTCGCCGATGCTGTCGGAGACGACCCCGTCGAACGCGACGCCGTAGATGAGCGCGAGGCCGAGGATGGCGACGACCACGAACGCGGCGCGGCGGGCGGCGACGTACCCGATCGCGGCCAGGACGGCGACGGCGGCGCCGATCAGGTAGGCGACCCAGTCGTCGTCGCGGTCGATCCCGATCGCGATCATCAGGGCGGTGCCGAGGATCCCGACGGTGCCCGGCCAGGTGACGACCTCCTCACGGGCCCGGCCGCCGACCCGGCGACCGGCGAGCGCGCCCAGCACCGCGATGACCAGCAGGACGGCGGTGGCGCCGAGGCCGACGCCGTAGTTCGACCAGTCGAGGCCGTCGCCATCGCTGCGACTGCGGACGGCGGCGATGACGATCGCCGCGCCGAGCAGGCCGGTACCGATGGCGACGACCGCGGCAGTGCTGCCCGCCCGGGTCGCCCGGGTCGGGAGCTCCGGCTCGATCGGTCCGTGGTCGCCCGGGGCGGTCGCCGGGAGCACCGGGCCGGCGGGGCCTGCGGGGGCTGGTCCTGCCGGGTCGGCCGGGTCGGCGACGATCGCCGTGACCGGTGGCTCCGGCGACGCCGGTGAGCCCGGCGGCACGGGCGGAACGGGCCGGGCCGGCGGACCGGGCTGATCAGGCGGGCCGGGCTGGCCCGGCTGATCCGGCTGATCCGGCGGGTCCGCCGGGGACTCGGGGGTGCCGTTCGCGGGAGCGTCGTCGGTCATGCTTCGGACTCTAGGCTCGTTCG harbors:
- a CDS encoding SWIM zinc finger family protein; amino-acid sequence: MTRTTFTRQTQPARGVRTWWGKAWQRAVEEAAYSDAELRPGRSHARRGHVGAISVEPGGLLAACRDGDDAWTVEIGIPVLDDTARVALVEVVAAEAGRIAELLAGNLPHDLVEHAEEVGVELLPYGGELTATCTCPHYLDPCPHAVAVLIQAGWLVDTDPLVLFALRGVDRDSLLADLHARTVSVAAPSGTADDTDHADHADHADDVELVVDAAMRAQRLVALFEAGAELPDGLV
- a CDS encoding Uma2 family endonuclease, which codes for MISLSPDVDLLTGIPVGRSLTALDVAELTGEGARYELIDGVLTEMAGCSPEHQDVVMHLSALLFGLRPPGLKVLPAPFDIIDNQTAVQPDIVVITKPIATHGYVEGPPLLAVEVLSPSTALYDLNTKFKRYERAGVASYWAIDPIKLRLIAWELRDGEYVEVADVTGEESWTAELPFPVTITPAALVD
- a CDS encoding TetR/AcrR family transcriptional regulator, encoding MPRTIDHDARRQQIGEAVWRLVLREGVGAVSLRTVAAEADLVLGSLRHSFPTKAELLAFAMRLAHERAAARVARHAGVQDPRRRVVAALRELLPLDDERTVEMRVHLALMAEGPRHEELTALADAAHDAIRGLCLRCLTELRDAGLVAPDRHLGRETTALHALVDGLALHAMRDPRRRRAAVHALDEHLDALAGAPV
- a CDS encoding DEAD/DEAH box helicase codes for the protein MSFVPVTGPATFRTGEPATIEFTDADGVRRVALPVRAALPVLSRSRSVDDAHPSVRLLSGAALLGLRLVAAGKVAPDDAGRAWRVDRLEARDHEAVERLAHARAYDDLPAADAADIVRGMLDAVADTLPRAAPAGRRAPAPGDPQQPAQPGQPDRPSTPEEFADRVRRRLAERRRERPDRGEGDTVLPELVRVSLRVEADEEELVAGTVRVVLQVHDERDPLHVCDAALLWTAGPAEHGFGGRARVHASIALRAAGDAWPVLDRLLALAVPDQLTLDGDEIASLLDHVGALRDARVDVHWPRALGPELTTRAVLDQRRGPAEPGGRNPELPLQESPFSAEGLFSFSWQVSLHGEVLSDAEMAELARAAGPVIKLRGAWTVVDPTTAQRARRRLIRKATGAQALAAALTGVTELPATGEDQPATAEVVVGASLLRVREQLLDAATRTPLAEPAGLDARLRDYQRHGLTWLADLTGLGLGACLADDMGLGKTITLIALHLHRLERGLSRGGPTLVVCPASLLGNWEAEVERFAPGVPVRRFHGSSRDLAGLAPHANSSRSPGKHDKSAWGAGMVLTTYGTLRRDADTLAAVDWDLVVADEAQHVKNSRTSTARALRRLPSRARVALTGTPVENDLTELWSILDWCVPGLLGSRQAFRRVWGAPIESGAEPTKARQFADLIGPFLLRRRKSDPGIAPELPPKTETDHLLGLTREQVVLYEAFVKDTMERIERADEETRRGLVLALLTGLKQICNHPAQFLRQNLGPSASPDSGASKLAAASSRRAAGGSGAVRLTGRSEKLELLDELVGTVLAEGGAVLVFTQYVALARLVEQHLTALGVPHQFLHGGTPVAQREAMVDRFQAGEVPVFLLSLKAGGTGLNLTRADHVVHFDRWWNPAVEEQATDRAYRIGQTRPVQVHRMVTRGTIEERVAQLLDRKRQLADAVLARGDAALTELSNEELRDLVTLRRQAREQARDEDQR
- a CDS encoding class I SAM-dependent methyltransferase produces the protein MRKDSETLSKRDRSSDEHVRRTAIRRRKFLEIHDFTSGRGLEIGPLDSAISDKAVDDVRYVDIFDVAGLREHYADDPNVHLDLIPEIDFPHYVDGTYRDLATAAKPGAPYDWVIASHVIEHIPDFVGWLHQIADLTADGGALLLAVPDRRYTFDRHRPPTTVGQALEAHELGHSRPGTRALHDFAASVLAVNSHEIARMDGLPGRDRRVHPNLAEARRQVERSHAGEYVDCHVWLWTPTDFLHQIQELRALGAVSWYVETVKPRRRAAGEFLVVLRKAVDGQPPEGLVEPDPGTDLPGWLYDDLAPLQDRIDQLEGRVRRLKERSGRLQAEVDRLQRRRPRALLRRVGARIRRHR
- a CDS encoding PaaX family transcriptional regulator C-terminal domain-containing protein, whose translation is MPAVVPLPARSVMLSLLLGSHPDRMSAAELVRAGEHFGIPAATTRVALTRAVAAGDLQRDRGDYVLGERLAARQRRQDEAVLDAETAWDGTWEMAVVVVAGRTGAERAALRERLASYRLAELREGVWTRPANLRRPRGYADEPVLATFSATPDEDPGDLAVRLWDLSAWAKEGRTLLRQLERTSAPATRLAVAAHVVRHLATDPLLPAALLPQDWPAAAMRTAYAAYQDELRELALAPSR